One window from the genome of Alnus glutinosa chromosome 13, dhAlnGlut1.1, whole genome shotgun sequence encodes:
- the LOC133854706 gene encoding phospholipase D gamma 1-like, which yields MAHHADDESLSFGGSNHAQGQQAVPFQSSKDSIKVFLLHGNLDIWVREANNLPNKDMVHKTFVDMYSKVNGEHNRLGRALLKLPKVGSKIEGHMSKTITSDPYVTVSVSDATIVRTFVVSNSENPVWMQHFNVPVAHYAAEVRFVVKDNDVVDSQIMGAVGIPIEQLCSGMKIEGTFPILRDSGEPCKAGAVLCLSIQYTQVDKLMNLYHGVGSAPDHQGVPGTYFPLRRGGKLTLYQDAHGHDIDGCLPTLELDGGVQYVQGNCWHDIFQAITHASRLIYISGWSVNHNVRLIRDSNGATVSMLGDLLKTKSQQGVRVLLLVWDDPTSHSILGYKTMGKMETYDEQTRSFFKHSSVIVRLCPRSGRKCHNWAKKLGDGVIYTHHQKIVIVDADAGDNHKRKIVAFVGGLDLSLGRHDTPKHPLFRTLQTVHKDDYHNPTFKGAPVGCPRQPWHDLHSLIDGPAAYDILTNFEERWLRESKLHGIRRLLKASSHHDDALLRIERITDIIGIADITYQSQNDQEDWHVQVFRSIDSNSVEGFPNDPKDATKMNLVCGKNVLIDMSIHTAYVKAIRAAQKFIYIENQYFLGSSYNWDSHKDLGANNLIPMEIALKIANKIKANERFSAYIIIPMWPEGDPSSIVTQQILYWQHKTMQMMYEMIYKALKEVGLENKYEPQDYLNFFCLGNREALDGEDNLEAKNSTAAMTPQALPEKSRRFMIYVHSKGMIVDDEYVILGSANINQRSMEGIRDTEIAIGAYQPNHTWERKLSSPHGQIYGYRMSLWAEHTGVQEDCFKQPESLECVKRVRLMSELNWRQYAADKVTEMKGHLLRYPVNVDRTGKVKPLHGCETFPDVGGYVIGTFQPDDPKHILIKNLTI from the exons ATGGCTCACCATGCTGATGATGAATCTCTGTCATTTGGGGGCTCAAACCATGCTCAGGGTCAACAAGCTGTGCCATTTCAGTCCAGCAAGGATTCTATCAAGGTTTTTCTGTTACATGGGAACTTAGATATTTGGGTCAGGGAGGCCAATAACCTTCCTAACAAGGATATGGTCCATAAAACATTTGTGGACATGTATTCGAAAGTCAATGGGGAGCATAACAGACTAGGTCGCGCGCTTTTGAAATTACCTAAGGTTGGCAGCAAAATAGAAGGGCATATGTCAAAGACGATAACCAGTGATCCCTATGTCACAGTATCAGTATCAGATGCTACAATCGTGAGGACTTTTGTGGTTAGTAACAGCGAGAACCCTGTTTGGATGCAGCATTTTAATGTTCCTGTTGCACATTATGCTGCAGAAGTGCGTTTCGTTGTCAAAGACAATGATGTTGTTGATTCCCAAATTATGGGTGCTGTGGGAATCCCAATAGAGCAATTATGCTCTGGCATGAAGATCGAGGGAACCTTCCCCATCCTCCGTGATAGCGGGGAGCCTTGTAAGGCTGGTGCTGTCTTGTGTTTATCGATTCAGTACACACAAGTGGACAAACTCATGAACCTTTATCATGGAGTAGGTTCAGCTCCTGATCACCAAGGTGTCCCTGGTACCTACTTTCCACTTAGGAGAGGTGGAAAATTGACACTCTATCAAGATGCCCATGGTCATGATATTGATGGTTGCCTTCCCACTTTGGAGCTTGATGGTGGTGTTCAGTATGTGCAGGGGAATTGTTGGCATGACATCTTTCAAGCAATAACTCACGCAAGTCGTTTGATATACATTTCAGGGTGGTCGGTGAACCACAATGTCAGACTGATTCGAGATAGTAATGGAGCAACTGTTAGCATGTTGGGGGATCTTCTCAAGACCAAGTCGCAGCAAGGTGTAAGGGTGCTGCTCCTCGTATGGGATGATCCTACTTCTCACAGCATTTTGGGATATAAAACA ATGGGCAAAATGGAAACCTATGATGAGCAGACTCGCAGTTTTTTCAAGCACTCTTCGGTGATAGTGCGTTTGTGCCCTCGATCTGGTAGAAAATGTCATAACTGGGCCAAGAAG CTGGGAGATGGCGTAATCTATACCCATCATCAGAAAATAGTGATTGTGGATGCTGATGCAGGTGATAACCATAAAAGAAAGATCGTGGCATTTGTCGGAGGTCTTGATCTATCTTTGGGCCGACATGACACTCCAAAACATCCTCTTTTCAGGACTTTACAAACAGTGCACAAAGACGACTATCATAACCCTACCTTCAAg GGGGCTCCTGTTGGTTGTCCAAGACAACCATGGCATGATTTGCATTCTCTTATTGATGGTCCTGCTGCATATGACATCCTCACCAATTTTGAGGAGCGCTGGTTAAGGGAATCAAAACTCCATGGAATTCGTAGGCTACTAAAAGCATCATCACATCATGATGATGCACTACTCAGGATTGAAAGAATTACTGACATCATTGGGATTGCAGATATTACTTACCAAAGTCAAAATGATCAAGAGGATTGGCATGTACAG GTTTTTCGTTCAATTGATTCAAATTCTGTGGAAGGATTTCCGAATGACCCTAAAGATGCTACGAAAATG AATCTTGTATGCGGGAAGAATGTACTGATAGACATGAGCATACATACAGCATATGTGAAGGCAATCCGTGCTGCCCAAAAATTCATTTATATTGAGAACCAGTACTTCCTCGGATCGTCATACAACTGGGATTCTCACAAAGATTTAG GTGCAAACAATTTAATACCAATGGAAATTGCTCTCAAAATTGCCAACAAAATAAAAGCGAATGAGAGATTCTCTGCATATATTATTATCCCAATGTGGCCAGAAGGTGATCCTTCAAGCATCGTCACTCAGCAGATTCTCTATTGGCAG CATAAAACAATGCAAATGATGTATGAAATGATTTACAAGGCTTTAAAGGAGGTTGGACTTGAGAACAAGTATGAGCCACAAGACTATTTGAATTTCTTTTGCCTTGGCAATCGTGAGGCACTAGACGGGGAAGACAATTTAGAAGCGAAAAATTCAACTGCTGCAATGACTCCTCAA GCTCTTCCTGAGAAGAGTAGGCGTTTTATGATTTATGTCCACTCAAAAGGAATGATTGTGGATGATGAGTATGTCATACTGGGGTCTGCAAATATCAACCAGCGGTCAATGGAAGGCATCAGAGACACTGAAATAGCAATTGGTGCATATCAGCCTAATCATACATGGGAAAGAAAACTTTCTAGTCCACATGGACAG ATCTATGGATACAGAATGTCATTATGGGCAGAGCACACTGGAGTGCAGGAGGATTGCTTCAAGCAACCAGAGAGCCTTGAATGTGTGAAACGGGTACGGCTCATGAGCGAGCTCAATTGGAGACAATATGCAGCTGATAAGGTAACAGAAATGAAGGGTCACCTATTAAGGTATCCAGTGAACGTTGATCGAACAGGCAAAGTGAAGCCTCTTCATGGCTGTGAGACATTCCCAGACGTGGGCGGGTATGTGATAGGGACATTTCAACCCGATGATCCAAAACATATCCTTATAAAAAATCTCACTATCTAA
- the LOC133854272 gene encoding bifunctional dTDP-4-dehydrorhamnose 3,5-epimerase/dTDP-4-dehydrorhamnose reductase encodes MGFPANGASATDKPLKFLIYGRTGWIGGVLGRLCQAQSIDFAYASGRLEDRASLVADLAAVKPTHVFNAAGVTGRPNVDWCESHKVETIRTNVVGTLTLADVCREKGLVLINFATGCIFEYDSDHPVGSGIGFKEEDTPNFVGSFYSKTKAMVEDLLNNYENVCTLRVRMPISSDLSNPRNFITKITRYEKVVNIPNSMTILDELLPISIEMAKRNLTGIWNFTNPGVVSHNEILEMYREYIDPYFTWKNFTLEEQAKVIIAPRSNNELDATKLKQEFPELLPIKESLIKYVFKPNQKTTGA; translated from the exons ATGGGTTTCCCAGCCAACGGTGCGTCGGCCACGGACAAGCCACTCAAGTTCCTGATCTATGGGCGGACGGGCTGGATAGGCGGCGTGCTGGGGCGGCTCTGCCAGGCGCAGAGCATAGACTTCGCGTACGCCTCGGGCCGCCTCGAGGACCGCGCGTCGCTCGTTGCCGACTTGGCGGCCGTGAAGCCCACCCACGTCTTCAATGCCGCGGGGGTCACCGGCCGGCCCAACGTGGACTGGTGCGAGTCCCACAAGGTCGAGACCATCCGGACCAACGTGGTCGGGACTCTGACCTTGGCCGACGTGTGCAGAGAGAAAGGCCTGGTCTTGATCAACTTCGCCACCGGGTGTATCTTCGAGTACGATTCGGATCACCCAGTTGGGTCGGGAATCGGGTTCAAGGAGGAGGACACGCCCAACTTCGTCGGATCTTTCTATTCCAAGACCAAGGCCATG GTGGAAGATCTCCTCAATAATTATGAAAACGTCTGTACCTTGCGCGTCAGAATGCCCATCTCGTCCGATCTATCAAACCCGCGCAACTTCATCACAAAGATCACTCGATATGAGAAGGTAGTTAACATTCCAAACTCAATGACAATATTGGATGAACTCCTGCCAATCTCCATTGAGATGGCAAAGAGAAATCTCACTGGAATCTGGAACTTCACAAACCCTGGCGTGGTCAGCCACAATGAGATATTAGAGATGTATAGGGAATACATTGACCCCTACTTCACATGGAAGAACTTTACTCTTGAGGAGCAGGCAAAGGTGATCATTGCCCCAAGAAGCAACAATGAGCTTGATGCAACCAAATTGAAGCAGGAATTTCCTGAACTCTTACCCATCAAGGAGTCCCTCATTAAGTATGTATTCAAACCAAATCAAAAGACCACTGGGGCTTGA
- the LOC133854271 gene encoding cucumisin-like has translation MGKAGLLVLLYPLLLAVLLQSCHGQERKVHIVYMGERPQGDFSVSSTHHSMLERVLGSTSLAKESLIYSYGKSFNGFAAKLTDEEVAKFSEMEGVISVIPNHKLQLHTTRSWDFLGFTKGKVGIPQQGNVIVGLLDTGIWPESDSFSDEGLSPPPSKWKGICQGANFTCNNKIIGARYYNSENVYDVTDFKSPRDSEGHGTHTSSTAAGREVAGASYFGLAEGTARGGLPGARIAVYKVCWSTRRCSSADILAAFDDAIADGVDIISVSLGHRGPRPIPYFEDPVAIGSFHAMRNGILTSCSAGNSGPWPSTIVNNAPWILTVAASTIDRKFITQVVLGNGQVYNGLSINSFNLGGQSFPLIWGGDAANYSVGADPAISKYCSPGSMNSNKVRGKIVLCENPSDGTFEDGTGILIGHGVGTIISDPSITDFAISYPLPATVISTEDGLQILDYIRTTENPIATILVGETWKDIMAPYVLSLSSRGPNPITPDILKPDLTAPGVDILAAWSPVAPPSIDSDDTRSVKFNIIFGTSMSCPHTSGAAAYVKAVHPDWSPATIKSALMTTAYIVDSKKHQDLEFAYGSGQINPLQATEPGLVYDASEVDYIDFLCKQGYNTTTLKLITGDNSSFCNSTTPERAWDLNYPSFSVAVEDGQPIKAVFTRTVTNVGLPNGPNSTYTYTVTGYMPAPVTVTIEPSVLSFSAIGEKKSFTVKVFGPNIAQQPIMSGAIVWSNGVYAVRSPVVVYTILPGSADSSFSMP, from the exons ATGGGCAAGGCAGGGCTACTTGTTCTTCTATACCCATTACTGCTTGCAGTTCTTCTGCAAAGCTGCCACGGCCAGGAAAGGAAG GTTCACATTGTATACATGGGAGAGCGGCCTCAGGGAGATTTTTCTGTTTCATCAACGCACCATTCCATGCTAGAAAGAGTACTTGGAAG TACTTCATTGGCCAAAGAGTCACTAATCTACAGTTATGGGAAGAGCTTTAACGGATTTGCAGCTAAATTAACTGATGAAGAAGTTGCAAAGTTCTCAG AGATGGAAGGTGTAATTTCAGTGATTCCAAACCATAAACTACAGCTTCACACTACAAGATCATGGGATTTCTTGGGTTTCACAAAAGGCAAAGTTGGAATCCCTCAACAAGGAAATGTCATTGTTGGGCTTCTTGACACAG GAATCTGGCCAGAATCTGATAGCTTCAGTGATGAAGGGCTTAGCCCTCCACCCAGTAAATGGAAGGGTATATGCCAAGGTGCCAACTTCACCTGCAACAA caAGATCATCGGAGCCCGTTACTACAACAGCGAAAACGTCTACGACGTCACCGACTTCAAATCCCCAAGGGACTCTGAGGGTCATGGAACCCATACTTCCTCAACTGCTGCAGGGAGGGAGGTAGCCGGAGCGAGCTACTTTGGGCTAGCTGAAGGAACTGCAAGAGGTGGACTTCCCGGCGCAAGGATTGCCGTGTACAAAGTTTGCTGGTCAACCAGACGATGTTCCTCAGCAGATATCCTGGCAGCATTCGACGACGCAATAGCAGATGGAGTAGACATTATTTCGGTGTCCCTCGGTCATCGTGGGCCCAGGCCTATCCCATATTTTGAAGACCCGGTTGCCATTGGGTCTTTCCACGCCATGAGAAACGGCATTTTGACCTCATGTTCTGCAGGAAACTCAGGGCCTTGGCCATCAACCATCGTCAACAATGCACCTTGGATATTAACAGTTGCTGCCAGCACCATTGACAGGAAATTTATTACCCAAGTTGTGCTTGGCAACGGACAAGTCTACAAT GGTCTCTCCATCAATAGCTTCAACCTCGGTGGACAATCATTTCCCTTGATTTGGGGTGGAGATGCAGCAAACTACTCTGTAGGTGCTGACCCAGCCATTTCAAAATATTGCTCTCCTGGTTCCATGAATTCAAACAAAGTACGAGGAAAGATCGTCCTCTGCGAAAACCCTAGTGATGGCACCTTTGAAGATGGCACCGGCATTCTAATAGGCCACGGGGTAGGAACCATTATTTCGGATCCATCCATTACTGATTTTGCCATCAGTTACCCCTTACCAGCGACAGTCATCAGCACAGAAGACGGCCTCCAAATTTTGGACTACATCAGAACAACCGA AAACCCAATAGCAACTATTTTGGTTGGTGAGACATGGAAGGACATCATGGCACCTTATGTTCTATCACTTTCTTCCAGAGGACCCAACCCTATCACCCCAGACATTCTCAAG CCTGATCTAACCGCCCCCGGAGTGGACATTCTCGCGGCTTGGTCTCCAGTAGCACCGCCTTCCATCGACTCTGACGACACTAGGAGCGTCAAATTCAACATTATTTTTGGCACATCCATGTCCTGCCCTCACACCAGCGGTGCAGCTGCATATGTTAAGGCTGTCCATCCCGACTGGTCCCCTGCCACCATTAAATCTGCCCTCATGACAACAG CTTACATTGTGGATTCAAAGAAGCACCAAGACCTTGAATTTGCTTatggatccggtcagatcaacCCATTGCAAGCCACAGAACCTGGGCTCGTCTATGATGCATCTGAGGTAGACTACATAGACTTCCTCTGCAAGCAGGGCTACAACACAACCACGCTAAAATTAATCACCGGAGACAACAGCAGCTTTTGCAACAGCACAACGCCTGAAAGAGCTTGGGACCTTAACTATCCCTCGTTCTCCGTAGCTGTGGAAGATGGCCAGCCGATTAAAGCTGTGTTCACTAGGACAGTCACCAACGTTGGCTTACCAAACGGTCCAAACTCTACCTACACCTACACCGTCACTGGCTACATGCCTGCCCCTGTTACCGTTACAATTGAGCCGTCTGTCTTGTCTTTCTCTGCCATTGGAGAGAAGAAGTCGTTCACAGTGAAGGTCTTTGGCCCAAATATTGCACAGCAGCCTATCATGTCAGGAGCGATCGTGTGGAGTAATGGGGTTTACGCGGTGAGAAGCCCGGTTGTGGTCTACACGATTCTCCCTGGTTCTGCAGACTCTTCCTTCTCCATGCCATGA